The following are encoded in a window of Platichthys flesus chromosome 11, fPlaFle2.1, whole genome shotgun sequence genomic DNA:
- the LOC133965640 gene encoding chemerin-like receptor 1 translates to MRFYGREEFLVCVPLVVPLQWQRHITTHRAVYIYLSEFDQGNFCCRFILNRPRDLEKDSKAIMELMTATPFYTMNSSDITGRNNTLYEEDEHAELRQSLKIMSLIIFCLVFVLGVLGNGVVIWVTGFKMKKTINTVWFLNLAVADFLFTAFLPLGVTYIALDFHWPFGNFMCRLNALVLSLNMFTSVYILVVISVDRCVSVVWPVWAQNHRSVRKASCVSLVVWIVALILSAPYFIFRDTVSIPHNEDIVYCFNNFALSDDYETPSVKQLGDFRHQTMTITRFLLGFVVPFTVIVSCYAVIIHRLRRNRTLASQSSRPFKIIAAIITTFFLCWAPFYIMTVIQLVYYTAISPSETLGHIITMGEPIATSLAFLNSCLNPLLYVFMGKDLKEKVCKSILNLLETAFQEEETQSYTDTKSTDRDKQARNTEEAE, encoded by the exons ATGAGATTTTATGGTCGGGAGGAGTTTCTTGTGTGCGTGCCACTTGTGGTTCCTCTTCAGTGGCAGAGACATATTACAACACACAGGGCGGTTTATATTTACCTGTCAGAGTTTGATCAGGGAAACTTCTGCTGCAGATTCATCCTCAACAGACCGCGGGACTTAGAGAAAG ATTCAAAGGCAATTATGGAGCTAATGACTGCTACCCCTTTCTACACCATGAACTCATCAGACATCACTGGAAGAAACAACACCTTGTACGAAGAGGACGAGCACGCCGAGCTGAGACAGTCCCTCAAAATCATGTCTCTCATTATTTTCTGCCTGGTCTTTGTTCTCGGTGTGTTGGGGAATGGAGTGGTTATCTGGGTGACCGGGTTTAAGATGAAGAAAACAATTAACACCGTTTGGTTCCTCAATCTCGCTGTGGCCGACTTCCTCTTCACGGCGTTCCTGCCCTTGGGTGTGACTTACATCGCTCTGGATTTCCACTGGCCTTTTGGCAACTTTATGTGCAGACTGAATGCCCTTGTACTATCCTTGAACATGTTCACCAGTGTCTACATCCTGGTGGTGATCAGTGtggacagatgtgtgtctgtggtgtggcCCGTCTGGGCCCAGAACCACCGAAGTGTACGCAAGGCTTCCTGCGTGAGTCTGGTTGTTTGGATAGTGGCTCTGATTCTCAGCGCTCCATACTTCATCTTCAGGGACACTGTGTCAATCCCTCACAATGAAGACATCGTCTACTGCTTCAACAACTTTGCCCTTTCTGACGACTATGAAACACCATCAGTGAAACAGCTGGGAGATTTTCGACATCAGACCATGACCATCACCCGCTTCCTCCTGGGATTCGTCGTCCCCTTCACCGTCATCGTCTCCTGCTATGCCGTCATCATTCATCGTCTCAGGAGGAACCGCACCCTGGCCAGCCAATCGAGTCGCCCCTTCAAGATCATCGCTGCCATCATCACCACTTTCTTCCTGTGCTGGGCGCCGTTTTACATCATGACTGTAATCCAGCTGGTTTATTACACAGCAATAAGTCCGAGTGAAACATTGGGCCACATCATCACTATGGGTGAACCTATAGCAACCAGCCTGGCCTTTCTCAACAGCTGCCTGAACCCACTGCTGTATGTGTTCATGGGTAAAGATCTTAAGGAAAAAGTCTGCAAGTCCATCCTGAACCTGTTGGAGACTGCCTTCCAGGAGGAAGAGACACAAtcttacacagacacaaagtcaacagacagagacaagcaAGCTAGAAATACAGAAGAAGCAGAATAA
- the LOC133964732 gene encoding chemerin-like receptor 1, whose amino-acid sequence MMELMTATPFYTMNTSNITGRNNSLDEEDEHAELRQSLNIMFLIVYCLAFVLGVLGNGVVIYVTGFKMKKTINTVWFLNLAVADFLFTAFLPLAVTYIALDFHWPFGNFMCKVNSTLGFLNMFASVYFLVVISVDRCVSVVWPVWAQNHRSVRKASCLSLVVWIVALILSAPYFIFKDTVSIHDNEDIVHCFNNFALSEDYETPSVKQLGDFPQIKSSGW is encoded by the coding sequence ATGATGGAGCTAATGACTGCTACACCTTTCTACACCATGAACACATCAAACATCACCGGAAGAAACAACTCCTTGGACGAAGAGGACGAGCACGCAGAGCTGAGACAGTCCCTGAACATCATGTTTCTCATTGTTTACTGCCTGGCCTTCGTTCTCGGTGTTTTGGGGAATGGCGTGGTTATCTATGTGACCGGGTTCAAGATGAAGAAAACGATTAACACCGTTTGGTTCCTCAATCTCGCTGTGGCTGACTTCCTCTTCACGGCGTTCCTGCCCCTGGCGGTGACGTACATCGCTCTGGATTTCCACTGGCCTTTTGGCAACTTCATGTGCAAGGTGAACAGCACTCTGGGCTTTCTGAACATGTTTGCCAGTGTCTACTTCCTGGTGGTGATCAGTGtggacagatgtgtgtctgtggtgtggcCCGTCTGGGCCCAGAACCACCGAAGTGTACGCAAGGCATCCTGCTTGAGTCTGGTTGTTTGGATAGTGGCTCTGATTCTCAGCGCTCCATACTTTATCTTCAAGGACACTGTGTCAATCCATGACAATGAAGACATCGTCCACTGCTTCAACAACTTTGCCCTTTCTGAGGACTATGAAACACCATCAGTGAAACAGCTGGGAGATTTTCCACAGATTAAGTCATCTGGCTGGTAA
- the LOC133965362 gene encoding chemerin-like receptor 1, with translation MMELMTATPFYAMYSSNITGRNNSLYEDDEEYDYKDEHAELRQSLKIMSLIVYCLVFVLGVFGNGVVIWVTGFKMKKTVNTVWFLNLAVADFLFTAFLPLGVTYIALDYHWPFGNFMCKVSSTVSFLNMFASVYFLVVISVNRCVSVVWPVWTQNHRNVRKASCVSLVVWILALILSAPYFIFEDTGPSYHNEDIIICFSNFALSNDNETASVKQLGDFRYQTMTITYLLLGFVVPFTVIVSCYAVIIHRLRRNRTLASRSSRPFKIIAAVIITFFLCWAPYHIMALIEMVNETAIHSSETLDHFITMGVPIATSLAFLNSCLNPLLYVFMGKDLKDKICKSIMNLLETAFQEEETLSHQDKVNKQRQAS, from the coding sequence ATGATGGAGCTAATGACTGCTACCCCTTTCTACGCCATGTACTCATCAAACATCACTGGAAGAAACAACTCCTTGTACGAAGATGACGAAGAGTATGACTACAAGGACGAGCACGCAGAGCTGAGACAGTCCCTCAAAATCATGTCTCTCATTGTTTACTGCCTGGTCTTTGTTCTCGGTGTGTTCGGGAATGGAGTGGTTATCTGGGTGACCGGGTTCAAGATGAAGAAAACCGTTAACACTGTTTGGTTTCTCAATCTCGCCGTGGCCGACTTCCTCTTCACGGCGTTCCTGCCCCTGGGTGTGACGTACATCGCTCTGGATTACCACTGGCCTTTTGGCAACTTCATGTGCAAGGTGAGCAGCACTGTGAGCTTTCTGAACATGTTTGCCAGTGTCTACTTCCTGGTGGTGATCAGTGTgaacagatgtgtgtctgtggtgtggcCCGTCTGGACCCAGAACCACCGCAATGTACGCAAGGCTTCCTGTGTGAGTCTGGTTGTTTGGATACTGGCTCTGATTCTCAGTGCTCCATACTTCATCTTCGAGGACACTGGGCCATCCTATCACAATGAAGACATCATCATCTGCTTCAGTAACTTTGCCCTTTCTAATGACAATGAAACAGCATCAGTGAAACAGCTGGGAGATTTTCGATATCAGACCATGACCATCACCTACCTCCTCCTGGGATTCGTCGTCCCCTTCACCGTCATCGTCTCCTGCTATGCCGTCATCATCCATCGTCTCAGGAGGAACCGCACCCTGGCCAGCCGGTCGAGTCGCCCCTTCAAGATCATCGCTGCCGTCATCATCACTTTCTTCCTGTGCTGGGCTCCGTATCACATCATGGCTCTCATCGAGATGGTTAATGAAACGGCGATTCACTCGAGTGAAACATTGGATCACTTCATCACTATGGGTGTCCCTATAGCAACCAGCCTGGCCTTTCTCAACAGCTGCCTGAACCCACTGCTGTATGTGTTCATGGGTAAAGATCTTAAAGACAAAATCTGCAAGTCCATCATGAACCTGTTGGAGACTGCCTTCCAGGAGGAAGAGACACTCTCACACCAAGACAAAGtcaacaaacagagacaagcaAGCTAG